One window of Lytechinus variegatus isolate NC3 chromosome 2, Lvar_3.0, whole genome shotgun sequence genomic DNA carries:
- the LOC121406880 gene encoding neurogenic locus notch homolog protein 1-like, with the protein MDPTPCLNGATCNNYGLLYNCSCAYGFQGFNCEEEVNPCRDEPCLNGGTCMNLIETYTCACGGSFMGRNCEIEYGICYTSGDPHYKTFDDLRHNFQGSCSYVLTQDCSSTNPLFKVIVSNRKRSQTAAVSYTYDVKVILNQTEIHLGPSLDVDVNGVIVSLPSERPGVRISVSGIYVQVVSDVGLYVRWDGDSRAEVKVTSGFKNNTCGLCGNYNGIGTEEDEFLTPTGNSVSNEAAFGNSWEAYNDPECVPLGDEINPCLSASESVVLEAQSKCDIIQNSEGLSDCYAVLEPTPYFRDCVYDVCASPEDGDTALCNAMASYTQACRYFYVDIPSWRNATLCPLTCPSNSTYGNCISACPRTCWDYQDPDRTCYDLCVEGCACDEGFVLEDLRCIPESECGCVTDGLYLTVGSNLLTPDCSEYCECNPGGSINCTQVSCDPNASCGVVDGQTRCICNAGYDSVGYGFTCLDIDECESSPCANGTCIDEVNGYTCDCTPGWTGKLCAQKDECYSDPCQNGATCRDGVDRFTCICAPGWTDEFCGTDINECAGDPCANGGICIDKLAAYECNCTVGWEGQNCEIDINECASIPCLNGGTCFEFIGFYRCSCPSIYSGDRCEIDTSPCAEDPCLNGGTCVGLSTAVYKCNCIAGYVGENCEVDVNECFNDPCLNGGTCNDLVDMYQCECVIGFAGVNCEEDDRPQLEIVRIWSDAITVYWTVLIEVEWFRFEYRKANDSEWITSDLMSGERRLYSLIGLESETIYELQLVMRRAVGGSVATTVPITVVTCQRGFSGENCSQDATDLPFNIQIQTARTNSLTVTWDADFTPPTNNRIQLQYRRYGTTTWIPGPRVVDVSQGIADIPSLRGNEYYEVRIYVGDLDIQLFNYSLVNRFYTCEPNRVGPNCENEYRICTIWGDPHYITFDQVSYNYQGDCEYTLVTDDCMASENPGTLPSFHLWSDNVKRLPSDRVAYLREIGLELDGTLFTVERDHVLRIDGINVTPPLRSGQVFIFYTGSHTIIATDFGLRIKYDGGFRAEITLPDTYKNITCGLCGTYDDLQDNEYTKKNGLVVTSAREFANSWTRSDCDIPLQDDTPCLDDGTRTQAEELCSILIDEGGEL; encoded by the exons ATGGACCCAACCCCCTGTCTGAATGGAGCAACCTGTAATAACTATGGACTTCTATACAACTGCTCCTGTGCTTACGGCTTCCAAGGATTCAATTGTGAAGAAG AGGTGAATCCATGTCGGGATGAACCTTGTTTGAATGGAGGTACTTGTATGAATCTGATAGAGACTTACACCTGTGCCTGTGGGGGATCCTTCATGGGCAGAAACTGTGAAATAG AGTATGGAATCTGCTATACCTCTGGTGATCCTCACTACAAGACCTTCGATGATCTGAGGCACAACTTTCAAGGAAGCTGTTCCTACGTCCTCACCCAGGATTGCTCTTCTACAAATCCACTCTTCAAAGTGATTGTATCAAATAGAAAGAGATCTCAGACAGCAGCAGTATCATATACATATGATGTTAAAGTCATCCTAAACCAAACG GAGATACACCTAGGTCCCAGCCTTGATGTAGATGTAAATGGTGTGATTGTCAGCCTCCCTTCTGAAAGGCCGGGTGTTAGGATTTCAGTTAGTGGCATCTATGTG CAAGTAGTATCAGATGTTGGTCTATATGTGCGATGGGACGGAGACAGCAGGGCAGAGGTAAAAGTGACATCAGGCTTCAAGAACAATACCTGTGGTCTATGTGGAAACTACAATGGAATAGGTACAGAAGAGGATGAGTTTCTTACACCAACAGGAAACTCA GTGTCCAATGAAGCAGCATTTGGGAACAGCTGGGAAGCTTACAATGATCCAGAGTGTGTTCCACTTGGAGATGAAATCAACCCATGCCTGAGCGCTAGTGAGTCTGTGGTTCTAGAGGCCCAAAGCAAGTGTGACATCATCCAAAATTCTGAAG GTCTTTCAGATTGCTATGCTGTATTGGAACCTACCCCATACTTTAGAGACTGTGTCTATGATGTCTGTGCGTCACCAGAAGATGGCGATACTGCACTTTGTAATGCAATGGCATCATACACTCAAGCATGCAGATACTTTTATGTGGACATTCCTTCATGGAGGAATGCAACTCTCTGTC CCTTGACCTGCCCATCAAACAGCACCTATGGCAATTGCATCTCTGCCTGTCCTCGCACCTGTTGGGATTACCAAGACCCTGATCGCACCTGTTACGACCTATGTGTTGAAGGTTGTGCCTGTGATGAAGGGTTTGTCCTAGAGGACCTTCGGTGTATTCCAGAGAGCGAGTGCGGATGCGTCACAGATGGATTATATCTCACA gttggcagtaatcttttgacTCCAGACTGTTCAGAATACTGTGAGTGTAACCCTGGTGGTAGTATCAACTGCACCCAGGTATCCTGCGATCCCAATGCATCTTGTGGAGTGGTGGATGGGCAGACACGCTGCATATGCAATGCTGGCTACGATTCTGTTGGCTATGGATTCACCTGCCTCG ATATCGACGAATGCGAAAGCAGCCCTTGTGCAAACGGGACCTGCATCGATGAAGTCAATGGCTATACCTGTGACTGCACACCAGGCTGGACGGGTAAACTCTGCGCTCAGAAGGATGAATGCTACTCAGACCCCTGTCAAAATGGAGCTACTTGCAGGGATGGTGTGGATAGGTTCACATGCATTTGTGCTCCAGGCTGGACAGATGAATTTTGTGGAACAG aCATTAATGAATGTGCAGGCGACCCTTGTGCCAATGGTGGAATCTGTATTGATAAACTCGCTGCCTATGAATGTAATTGTACTGTAGGATGGGAAGGACAAAACTGTGAAATAG ATATTAATGAGTGTGCCAGCATTCCATGTTTGAACGGAGGTACTTGCTTTGAATTTATTGGATTCTACCGGTGTTCATGCCCATCTATTTACTCTGGAGATAGATGTGAAATAG ATACATCGCCCTGTGCAGAAGACCCTTGCTTGAATGGTGGAACGTGTGTTGGGTTGAGTACGGCAGTCTACAAGTGCAACTGCATTGCTGGTTATGTAGGAGAAAACTGTGAAGTGG atgtGAATGAATGTTTCAATGACCCCTGTCTAAATGGGGGTACTTGCAATGATCTGGTTGACATGTATCAGTGTGAGTGTGTCATCGGATTCGCTGGTGTCAACTGTGAAGAAG ATGATCGCCCTCAACTGGAGATCGTCCGAATCTGGAGCGATGCTATCACCGTCTACTGGACTGTGCTCATCGAGGTCGAGTGGTTCAGGTTTGAGTATCGGAAGGCTAACGATTCAGAGTGGATCACTAGTGACCTTATGAGCGGAGAAAGACGTCTGTACAGTCTTATTGGTCTTGAGAGTGAGACCATCTATGAACTGCAGCTTGTGATGAGGAGGGCTGTAGGGGGGAGCGTGGCCACCACTGTACCGATCACAGTTGTGACTTGTCAAAGAGGTTTCAGTGGGGAAAACTGTTCCCAAG ATGCAACAGACCTGCCATTCAACATACAAATCCAGACAGCTCGGACCAACTCTCTCACGGTGACTTGGGATGCGGACTTCACCCCTCCCACCAACAACCGGATCCAGCTCCAGTATCGACGCTATGGAACCACCACCTGGATACCCGGACCAAGGGTTGTCGATGTCTCCCAGGGCATAGCCGATATTCCTTCCCTGAGAGGAAACGAGTACTACGAGGTCAGGATCTATGTAGGAGATCTGGACATACAGCTTTTTAATTACTCCTTGGTTAACAGGTTCTATACGTGTGAGCCCAACCGGGTTGGACCAAACTGTGAAAATG AATACCGGATCTGTACTATTTGGGGAGATCCCCACTACATCACCTTTGATCAAGTCTCGTACAACTACCAGGGAGACTGCGAATACACCCTGGTAACCGATGACTGCATGGCCTCAGAGAACCCTGGCACCTTACCGAGCTTCCATCTGTGGAGTGACAATGTGAAGCGTTTGCCCTCGGACAGGGTGGCTTACCTTCGAGAGATCGGGCTGGAGCTGGATGGGACGTTGTTTACTGTTGAGAGAGACCATGTCCTTAGGATTGATGGAATCAACGTGACACCCCCACTGAGGTCTGGACAGGTGTTTATTTTCTACACCGGATCACATACA